A stretch of Aspergillus nidulans FGSC A4 chromosome VI DNA encodes these proteins:
- a CDS encoding uncharacterized protein (transcript_id=CADANIAT00010332) gives MARSSEPKLQPRKVWASLITTLSYLPGLLTLHHSLTLSKTAYPFVALYTPSFPPSGLEALRRRGITTLAVPFVKPKSTPKHGYAHDPRFEDAWNKLVVFSLEGVFERVVLLDGDMLVRRNMDELMEVPLDGDDQIGERIFAASHACACNPMKKAHYPAHWIPENCAFTTQHQAPDLAQKAGVPCTSGVGMLNSGLLVVRPSHAHFATIQRFLDDAGKVDSYTFPDQELISEAFREKWVPLPYVYNALKTMRPRDVHGAIWRDEEVKNVHYIFAVKPWQEVPPAVDQETGESTDVLNSWWWEVNIDRQKYEKERGIEDGY, from the exons ATGGCTCGTTCATCAGAACCAAAGCTGCAACCAAGAAAGG TCTGGGCCTCGCTAATAACAACCCTCTCCTACCTCCCGGGCCTCCTAACGCTGCACCACTCCCTCACCCTCTCCAAGACCGCCTACCCATTCGTCGCTCTCTACACGCCTTCCTTTCCACCATCTGGATTAGAAGCACTCCGCCGCCGCGGGATCACTACCCTAGCTGTTCCGTTTGTGAAGCCGAAGTCGACACCGAAACACGGGTATGCGCATGACCCACGCTTCGAGGATGCGTGGAATAAACTAGTCGTGTTTTCGCTGGAGGGGGTGTTTGAGAGAGTCGTGCTTCTCGATGGGGATATGCTGGTTAGGCGGAATATGGACGAGTTGATGGAGGTGCCGCTCGATGGGGATGACCAAATAG GGGAAAGGATATTTGCAGCTAGCCATGCGTGCGCATGTAATCCCATGAAAAAGGCGCATTACCCTGCTCATTG GATCCCAGAAAACTGCGCCTTCACAACTCAACATCAGGCCCCGGATCTCGCGCAAAAAGCCGGCGTCCCCTGCACCTCCGGCGTCGGGATGCTAAACTCAGGCTTACTCGTTGTACGCCCCTCGCACGCACACTTCGCAACAATCCAGCGCTTCCTTGATGACGCGGGAAAAGTTGACAGCTACACATTCCCCGACCAGGAACTCATCTCAGAGGCTTTCAGGGAAAAATGGGTGCCGCTGCCGTACGTGTATAATgcgctgaagacgatgaggccTAGGGATGTGCATGGCGCAATATGgcgggatgaggaggttAAGAATGTGCATTATATTTTTGCGGTGAAGCCGTGGCAGGAGGTGCCCCCGGCGGTAGATCAAGAGACGGGAGAGAGTACGGATGTTCTGAATTCGTGGTGGTGGGAGGTTAATATAGATAGGCAGAAGTACGAGAAGGAGCGAGGGATTGAGGATGGCTATTGA
- a CDS encoding ANAPC1 domain-containing protein bimE (transcript_id=CADANIAT00010334), producing the protein MSTVRSLGLHDSSAISFLIAEDLLPAEPSEELYSWTTSINNGPNGPVEDELVWTKSCVVWTRAGVIKRVFRLDFEKEDIKYALLTNFAVNNVKRTSDLSSLAIPQTTSQQSNRPSGSESLDGKESRRSSTSKHSSRAVVVVLKTQAHIFFLEGNSHVVPLPFEVDSVFATPRGLLFQRKVADESNTSSYPMVPPNSFMSFSQDFCASQFLDYTSGKVQRPSLSTIPAQSPSWKSRPNKRADLPRVFSLMDPHSEMGLVVTNQASRWLHTSLSGRPSGFDVLDPADEIVYVSPRDELAGTFRADPKSPLILVLTVNTITGLYTLWTARYRDNESIPSHRKKKRRDTGGTRSKRRSSHFGMATGTTTPGARPSAGRESFGPRGDNWNASVMSHSQYSTEGRPDDDEDDFASKLGQDFGEIGVPSKTSRRVSSMLARADLATSQDRITFSDLVTGSQSSTIHPGGLRQSIGAGSTRGSFGFNPRSSLPPGAGSIYSTTSSFVDPPVDKLLEELNNESLFEGIENMDLKESAAGLPEEVFLSKVESFSSKFSGSFLAPSKIKSSKRLKVVTLCPTDYASSHVGESTSMALYLVDQEAKSLTVVNIRVESVKKPAKDVVFLKRSKNKATSDERALLVQASGIQHVSGTLDVCKVVDGGLSRIITLSVNDAGATVLHLQMPWNDPIIIELPSKFMLHEMDALSSIMTVNTSREGSVNRVMADFSMTMTGLDHPAVDGKFDVVDSAKRRHKLQLCMEPTNPLVRRAFGVCRFALCGYFPDKVADGLLMGWWKTLKWLQEREVCENDLEWTALVVTLFAQAIPFIEGDQSGGTTRLTRRKRGLLRSSSGSYVDTESWESMLEQESGSAGVVASWMNTASWGWVVEQDAEDESTASYGRKPNKEPLSSSRSTCRKNTYLLRCATLTREFLRTPQGIAAVGCDGHLRKALSNSEHSIHTPLCTILVALHLLREEQKLSACDEEQSHKTLGLLAPVLAQLGGWLGWPSWNWAEDSYYGSEIASINRWQFENTRMAGPDLPAEPLPPPSIFAYLEKAWRGESCQFWTLLNLVNFDGHPRRGRLWQWCSTLTPRTLALEGFVSEMRHKLSVLERIQLLHRWGLTRSVIETFPAGISTPLYEAIIESQTHASTSWSSSFLGLIDRDDLNISSQSSTTRPPPPLSLNVSHDAIRDYHQISNSTLDIDAINSFEASAEADRFSVTRLIFREDKRFIEAARLLNQSKAPAAECHPEPEWTDSDLLEAQKEVVQLVTLRTLSIPTGRAMLAFSGRLPLLTEKLPIPSFSLQCVMKPSNVTISADRASFHEEKICWAFFHNGVSTGLAISKNSKGIDTSWILFNKPQELTNRHAGFLLALGLNGHLRSLAKWVAFKYLTPKHTMTSIGLLLGLSASYLGTMDTLVTRLLSVHVTRMLPMGAAELNLSPLTQTAGIMGIGLLYCNSQHRRMSEVMLSEIENADQEEGSATNDYLRNEGYRLAAGFALGFINLGKGKDLKGMRDMHIVERLLAVAVGTKNVDLAHVLDRATAGATIALAIIFMKTNDETLAQKVDIPDTTVRFDYVRPDLFLLRTLARHIIMWDRIQACDEWFIGSLPENIIAGLCFALGLRFAGSPDPTVRDILLSYLDQFIRISRLPAPNYDARLARNSVRHCQDVVALSLAAVMAGTGDLALFRRLRSLHGRVDPDTPYGSHMAAHMAIGMLFLGGGSYTLGTSNLAVASLICSLYPIFPTTVLDNECHLQAFRHLWVLAAEPRCIVPRDLDSRRPISMPITVTDSDGVSGTLTAPCLLPDLNRIAKVEVLSPDYWPLVLDFDSNPGVREKFQQGDQSIYLRRKATYNPTGSSFFSSTLAGLSSAQDILPSASTSASNQGKGLSPSALPNVSALLSKESHRFTPKPAAQSIWDWIFQLDSLHGILDAREKELVLPSSFPARPRPSSTPHDAPWLRQSAVDSKLLAESIAQNVIQSATGRGGNPDEVRDRLWQLRLLFAWIDAGSSFPSESDEEKRDRQETGSMPSSGHWLRRDYVEDLRWKIWGVQARGSEGS; encoded by the exons ATGTCTACGGTGCGGTCTCTCGGCCTGCACGATTCCTCGGCCATTTCTTTCCTTATCGCGGAGGATCTGCTACCCGCAGAGCCGTCAGAGGAACTCTACTCCTGGACGACGTCCATCAACAATGGCCCGAACGGCCCGGTGGAAGATGAGTTGGTATGGACAAAAAGCTGCGTGGTCTGGACTCGGGCGGGCGTGATCAAAAGGGTCTTCCGACTTGACTTCGAGAAGGAGGACATCAAGTATGCCTTGTTGACGAATTTCGCCGTGAATAATGTGAAACGAACTAGTGACTTATCGTCTCTCGCAATACCGCAGACCACGAGCCAACAATCAAATCGACCCAGCGGTTCAGAGTCACTAGACGGGAAAGAGTCAAGGAGAAGTTCAACCAGCAAGCACTCCTCACGAGCCGTAGTTGTCGTTCTCAAAACACAAGCTcatatcttcttcctggagGGCAACAGCCATGTCGTTCCTCTGCCATTCGAGGTTGACTCCGTGTTTGCGACACCTCGCGGTTTACTGTTTCAGAGGAAAGTCGCGGACGAAAGTAATACTAGCTCTTATCCAATGGTGCCACCGAATTCTTTCATGTCGTTCTCCCAGGACTTCTGCGCTTCTCAGTTCCTCGACTATACTTCCGGCAAGGTGCAACGACCATCACTGAGCACTATTCCAGCTCAGAGTCCTAGCTGGAAATCCCGACCAAACAAGCGCGCAGATCTACCTAGAGTATTCTCTCTTATGGATCCCCATTCAGAGATGGGCCTAGTGGTGACTAACCAGGCTTCTCGATGGTTACACACAAGCTTGTCGGGCAGACCTTCTGGATTTGATGTCCTCGATCCCGCAGACGAGATAGTCTACGTCTCTCCCCGAGATGAACTAGCGGGAACATTTCGAGCCGATCCAAAAAGTCCTCTTATACTCGTGTTGACCGTCAATACGATTACGGGCTTATATACGCTCTGGACAGCGCGGTACCGAGACAATGAGAGTATCCCATCACacagaaagaaaaagcgtCGTGATACTGGTGGCACACGGTCTAAAAGACGAAGTTCTCATTTTGGAATGGCCACAGGAACAACTACGCCCGGTGCGCGCCCCtctgctggaagagagagTTTCGGTCCGAGAGGTGACAATTGGAACGCATCTGTCATGTCTCATTCGCAATACTCCACCGAGGGAAGAcctgatgatgacgaggatgattTCGCTTCTAAGTTGGGTCAGGACTTTGGCGAAATTGGTGTTCCCTCGAAGACTTCTAGGCGAGTTAGCTCAATGCTAGCTCGTGCAGACCTAGCAACCAGTCAAGATAGGATTACATTCTCTGATCTGGTCACGGGAAGCCAGTCGAGCACAATCCATCCAGGAGGCTTGCGACAATCAATAGGAGCAGGCAGCACTCGCGGCAGCTTTGGCTTCAACCCAAGGAGTTCCTTACCCCCTGGAGCAGGTTCCATTTACAGTACCACAAGCAGTTTTGTGGACCCTCCTGTGGACAAACTGCTCGAGGAATTGAACAACGAAAGTTTGTTCGAGGGGATCGAAAACATGGACCTCAAGGAATCCGCCGCGGGTCTTCCAGAAGAGGTCTTTTTGTCCAAGGTCGAAAGCTTTTCTTCAAAGTTCTCAGGGAGTTTCCTAGCCCCTTCAAAAATAAAATCGTCCAAGAGGTTGAAAGTGGTCACACTATGTCCAACAGACTACGCTTCCTCCCACGTCGGAGAGTCAACCTCAATGGCTCTTTATCTGGTAGATCAAGAGGCAAAATCATTGACCGTGGTCAATATACGAGTGGAGAGCGTCAAAAAGCCGGCCAAAGATGTGGTATTTTTAAAGCGGTCGAAGAATAAGGCAACCTCCGATGAACGCGCTCTTCTAGTACAAGCGTCCGGCATTCAGCATGTTTCCGGGACATTAGATGTTTGCAAGGTGGTCGATGGAGGCCTTTCGCGGATTATCACCCTCAGCGTCAACGACGCCGGGGCCACGGTCCTGCATTTGCAGATGCCATGGAACGATCCTATAATCATCGAATTACCTTCTAAATTCATGTTACATGAGATGGATGCGCTTTCCTCAATCATGACTGTCAATACGTCGAGAGAGGGGAGCGTGAACCGTGTTATGGCTGATTTTTCAATGACGATGACCGGCCTGGACCATCCCGCCGTTGACGGCAAGTTCGACGTAGTTGACTCGGCGAAGCGAAGACATAAACTTCAGCTTTGTATGGAACCTACAAATCCCCTCGTACGAAGAGCGTTTGGTGTGTGCAGATTCGCTTTATGTGGCTACTTCCCTGATAAAGTGGCAGACGGCCTGTTGATGGGCTGGTGGAAAACCTTGAAATGGCTTCAGGAACGAGAAGTATGCGAAAATGACCTTGAGTGGACTGCTCTAGTGGTTACTCTATTTGCGCAGGCTATCCCATTCATTGAGGGTGATCAATCCGGTGGGACGACCAGACTAACTCGCAGAAAAAGAGGTCTATTACGGTCAAGCAGTGGTAGCTATGTGGACACAGAGAGTTGGGAATCAATGTTGGAACAAGAATCCGGATCTGCTGGAGTAGTAGCCTCTTGGATGAACACAGCTTCCTGGGGGTGGGTTGTCGAGCAGGATGCCGAAGACGAAAGCACGGCAAGCTACGGGAGAAAGCCTAACAAAGAACCGTTGTCTTCTAGTCGGTCAACTTGCCGCAAAAACACCTATCTTCTCCGATGCGCTACGCTGACCAGGGAATTTTTGCGAACACCACAAGGTATTGCGGCTGTCGGTTGTGATGGCCACCTTCGCAAAGCTCTCTCCAATAGCGAACATTCAATACACACTCCTCTATGTACCATTCTAGTCGCTTTGCACCTTCTCCGGGAAGAGCAGAAGCTATCAGCTTGCGACGAAGAACAGTCACACAAAACCTTAGGTCTTCTTGCCCCAGTTCTAGCACAACTGGGCGGATGGCTTGGATGGCCGTCCTGGAATTGGGCTGAGGATTCCTACTATGGCAGTGAAATCGCTAGCATAAACCGATGGCAGTTTGAAAATACTCGTATGGCGGGTCCAGATCTCCCTGCTGAACCACTTCCACCTCCTTCCATTTTCGCGTACTTGGAAAAGGCCTGGCGTGGAGAGTCTTGTCAATTCTGGACTTTGCTCAATCTTGTCAACTTCGATGGTCAcccaaggagaggaaggttGTGGCAGTGGTGTTCCACCCTGACTCCTCGGACTTTGGCCCTTGAAGGCTTCGTTAGCGAAATGCGCCACAAATTAAGCGTTCTTGAACGAATAcaacttcttcatcgctgGGGATTGACGCGCAGTGTCATTGAGACCTTCCCAGCTGGCATTAGCACGCCATTATACGAGGCCATTATAGAATCGCAGACGCATGCTTCGACTTCATGGAGCTCATCATTCTTGGGACTGATTGATCGAGACGACCTCAATATTTCAAGCCAATCAAGCACTACTCGGCCCCCACCACCCTTGTCCCTGAATGTCTCCCACGATGCTATACGCGACTACCACCAAATCAGCAATTCTACCCTGGATATCGATGCAATAAACTCCTTTGAGGcttctgctgaagctgatcGCTTCTCTGTAACAAGACTGATCTTCCGCGAAGACAAGCGCTTTATTGAAGCAGCGCGATTGCTGAATCAATCCAAAGCCCCTGCCGCAGAGTGCCACCCAGAACCTGAGTGGACTGACTCAGATCTTCTCGAAGCGCAGAAAGAAGTGGTACAATTAGTTACATTGCGGACGTTATCCATCCCCACTGGACGGGCCATGCTCGCCTTTAGcggccgtcttcctctcctgaCCGAGAAGCTCCCCATCCCCTCGTTCTCGTTGCAGTGCGTGATGAAACCTTCCAATGTCACTATAAGCGCAGACAGAGCTTCTTTCCATGAGGAAAAAATTTGCTGGGCTTTCTTTCATAACGGCGTATCAACTGGTCTAGCTATATCAAAAAATTCCAAGGGGATTGACACCTCCTGGATTCTCTTTAACAAGCCCCAGGAGTTGACAAACCGGCATGCCGGTTTCTTGCTAGCACTGGGTCTTAACGGGCACTTGAGATCTCTTGCCAAATGGGTCGCTTTCAAATACCTAACACCCAAACACACGATGACTTCGATCGGTCTATTACTTGGTCTATCAGCGTCCTACCTCGGTACAATGGATACTCTGGTCACCCGACTGCTGTCCGTACACGTAACCAGGATGCTCCCTATGGGAGCGGCAGAGCTTAACCTGTCTCCGCTGACGCAGACCGCGGGAATTATGGGCATTGGTCTCTTGTATTGCAATTCTCAACACCGACGAATGAGTGAAGTTATGCTCTCGGAGATTGAGAACGCGGATCAGGAGGAAGGCTCTGCCACCAACGACTATCTACGTAATGAAGGATATCGTCTAGCTGCAGGATTTGCGCTTGGAttcatcaacctcggcaAAGGCAAGGATCTGAAGGGAATGCGGGATATGCATATAGTTGAGAGATTGCTCGCCGTCGCCGTGGGTACTAAAAACGTTGACCTAGCCCATGTCCTTGACCGGGCAACGGCTGGAGCGACAATTGCTCTAGCAATCATCTTCATGAAGACTAACGATGAGACCCTGGCACAAAAGGTAGACATTCCTGACACCACGGTTCGGTTTGACTATGTGCGGCCGGatcttttcctcctccgcactCTCGCGCGGCACATCATCATGTGGGATCGTATCCAGGCCTGTGACGAATGGTTTATAGGGAGTCTCCCGGAG AACATCATTGCCGGCCTTTGTTTCGCCCTTGGGCTTCGCTTCGCTGGCTCACCGGACCCAACAGTCCgcgatatcctcctttcTTACCTTGACCAGTTCATCCGCATTTCTCGGCTGCCGGCACCCAATTATGATGCAAGGCTGGCGCGTAACTCCGTTCGTCATTGCCAAGATGTCGTCGCGTTGTCCTTAGCCGCCGTCATGGCAGGAACTGGTGACCTGGCTCTGTTCCGGCGCCTGCGCTCTCTTCACGGTCGTGTGGACCCTGATACACCATACGGAAGTCACATGGCTGCTCACATGGCTATTGGGATGTTATTCTTGGGCGGAGGGAGCTATACATTAGGCACTTCCAACCTTGCAGTTGCCTCACTAATCTGCTCCCTCTATCCCATTTTTCCAACAACGGTTCTTGACAACGAATGCCATTTGCAAGCATTCCGTCACTTATGGGTCCTTGCCGCAGAACCACGCTGCATTGTCCCCCGGGACCTTGATTCCAGACGACCAATTTCAATGCCAATAACCGTAACAGACTCCGATGGTGTCAGCGGCACTTTGACTGCCCCCTGCTTACTTCCTGACCTTAATCGCATAGCAAAGGTTGAAGTTCTCAGTCCTGATTACTGGCCCTTGGTCCTAGATTTTGACTCCAACCCGGGAGTGCGCGAGAAATTCCAGCAGGGCGACCAATCCATTTACCTACGACGCAAAGCAACCTACAATCCAACAggctcatccttcttctcttccacacTGGCCGGGCTAAGCAGCGCGCAAGACATCCTCCCATCAGCTTCGACCTCGGCTTCCAACCAGGGCAAGGGTCTATCGCCATCCGCCCTCCCGAACGTCTCCGCGCTCCTTTCCAAAGAATCCCACAGATTTACACCAAAACCTGCAGCACAAAGCATTTGGGACTGGATCTTCCAGTTAGATTCTTTGCATGGCATCCTAGACGCGCGTGAGAAGGAGCTCGTCCTCCCATCCTCATTCCCGGCACGACCACGTCCGTCTTCCACGCCCCACGATGCGCCCTGGCTCCGTCAATCCGCTGTGGATAGCAAGCTTCTTGCCGAAAGCATCGCGCAAAACGTTATACAATCGGCCACCGGCCGCGGCGGTAACCCGGACGAAGTACGAGACCGGCTTTGGCAGCTGAGGCTGCTTTTCGCTTGGATTGATGCTGGCTCTTCCTTCCCGTCTGagagcgacgaggagaagcgggACAGACAGGAAACTGGATCCATGCCTTCAAGCGGGCACTGGCTAAGGAGGGACTATGTTGAGGACTTGAGGTGGAAGATTTGGGGCGTTCAGGCTAGGGGTTCTGAA
- a CDS encoding protein nup37 (transcript_id=CADANIAT00010333): protein MPSFPSRPLVRARDDGLQLSFQLPHRVYTAQGYPIPAPNGSSVVVYGYEDGLKVIWRGGRSFSNKKLQTKQEKQQKPSRNNDDAVMIIDSDDESMADTQKAEEPVADTYEFEDEDPEVDPAEPYEGVLRQIDIPLGSRVINIAVPRVLPETARSSLDPFPAILDQLIIVSAICADYSTRVVTVPLTPPHPTQTDIAALGIQTFAIGGGFSHQELPQGVSITFTYQESDPQQGGEGRWDLLVATHSAESSGLLVIHRIPITEDKKTTNKVYRLSAEDVESKRRYLPSPAQNIAFNPSSYPAARHSTLLVSFHSGCVKVYSCFSTRPSKSSRRAVAAQNDYETLKTEGEWLISLYPGFEQPLSNLPRRKSITSAEWVLGGRAILVLMADGEWGVWDLEGAGPGSAKGPLQGQSSVQGVTGGSLTAFSVSGRILSFPSGGKSETAVERRPKFAPMTPSTKRIREDTLLKGNVAGTSTSSLRGGISVYQMNSTQDPLPDESILIRHGNQSAVIPSLLTLWRSAVRSTGTLDASNRCRVTPLQDIALMGEPLKGIGHVPAPSRRSHSQIRAFDILVTAEHRLLILAPKLAEPDAASTSRTLVTESPTRAADQLRLRQGELDVDGMDRVLSGMAHNRSLHMGSPIKRTRIFT from the exons AtgccttcctttccctctcgTCCACTCGTCAGAGCGAGGGATGATGGTTTACAGCTGAG cttccagcttcctcaTCGTGTATACACCGCTCAAGGCTACCCGATCCCCGCCCCCAACGGCTCTTCCGTTGTCGTCTATGGCTATGAAGATGGACTGAAGGTTAtttggcgaggaggacgatcATTTTCGAATAAAAAACTGCAGACGAAACAGGAAAAACAGCAAAAGCCAAGCCGAAACAATGACGATGCGGTCATGATTATAGACTCTGATGACGAGAGCATGGCAGATACACAAAAAGCGGAGGAGCCGGTGGCAGATACGTacgagtttgaggatgaggatcCCGAGGTTGACCCTGCAGAACCTTATGAAGGTGTTTTGCGTCAGATCGATATACCCCTAGGAAGCCGGGTCATCAATATCGCAGTGCCTCGCGTGCTTCCCGAAACTGCGCGCTCGAGTCTCGATCCTTTCCCGGCAATCCTAGACCAGCTCATTATCGTATCCGCAATTTGTGCAGACTATTCTACGCGCGTGGTAACAGTACCTCTGACTCCTCCGCATCCTACACAAACCGACATTGCTGCACTGGGTATTCAAACTTTTGCGATCGGCGGCGGATTCTCGCATCAGGAGCTCCCACAAGGAGTCAGCATCACTTTCACTTACCAGGAAAGCGATCCGCAGCAGGGTGGCGAGGGGCGATGGGACCTTCTCGTGGCAACCCATTCTGCGGAATCGTCTGGCTTACTTGTCATTCATCGGATCCCAATCACAGAAGACAAAAAGACCACTAATAAAGTATATCGTCTGTCGGCAGAAGACGTTGAATCAAAGCGCCGCTATTTGCCTTCCCCCGCACAGAACATAGCCTTCAATCCCTCCAGCTATCCTGCTGCGCGACATTCGACTCTGCTGGTCTCGTTCCATTCAGGCTGTGTCAAGGTGTACTCCTGCTTCTCCACGAGGCCTTCCAAGTCCTCGCGAAGAGCGGTTGCAGCACAGAACGATTACGAAACATTAAAAACAGAGGGAGAATGGCTAATCAGTCTTTACCCCGGATTCGAGCAGCCATTGTCAAACCTTCCACGGCGCAAGTCTATTACGAGTGCCGAGTGGGTTTTGGGAGGACGGGCTATTTTGGTTCTCATGGCGGACGGTGAGTGGGGAGTCTGGGACCTTGAAGGAGCCGGTCCCGGTTCAGCCAAGGGTCCGCTCCAGGGACAGTCCAGCGTGCAAGGTGTAACTGGTGGTTCATTGACTGCATTTTCAGTCAGCGGGCGTATCCTCAGCTTCCCCTCTGGTGGAAAATCAGAAACGGCGGTTGAGCGCCGCCCAAAGTTCGCTCCGATGACGCCTTCGACGAAGCGAATTCGCGAGGACACTCTGTTGAAGGGAAACGTAGCCGGGACCTCTACTTCGTCCCTCCGCGGCGGGATTTCAGTATACCAGATGAATTCGACCCAAGACCCACTGCCTGATGAATCTATTCTCATTCGACATGGTAATCAAAGCGCGGTAATCCCCAGTCTACTGACTCTGTGGCGGAGCGCTGTGCGGTCGACAGGAACCCTGGACGCATCCAACCGTTGCCGAGTGACCCCGCTTCAAGATATCGCGCTCATGGGTGAACCTCTGAAGGGAATCGGCCATGTTCcagcgccttctcgccgATCTCACTCGCAGATCCGGGCGTTTGACATTCTCGTTACTGCAGAACATCGTCTTCTCATTCTCGCACCGAAGCTGGCTGAACCGGATGCGGCTTCTACCTCTCGCACATTGGTCACTGAGTCGCCTACTCGCGCGGCAGACCAACTCCGGCTGCGCCAGGGAGAACTTGACGTAGATGGAATGGACCGTGTACTGAGTGGAATGGCGCATAACCGATCCCTTCACATGGGAAGCCCGATCAAGCGGACGCGGATATTTACATGA
- a CDS encoding translation initiation factor 2A (transcript_id=CADANIAT00010331): protein MAAPTQLAYRTVKGVGILDASPVYEPLAGFERYSFASLLQGEHVTNANPDRPEGNLRCSAYSPDGRYFAWASPEKVTIIDPSVGHVVSTIPAENVFELGFSPLGTYLITWQRPTKDPNGDAVKNLKVWQVAELESGENRIVGQYVQKSQTGWNIQYSADEKLCARVVTNEVQFYQSDDLSKVWNKLRVEGVADFALSPGQNLSVAVFIPERKGQPAAVKVFLVPQFGAPVSQKTFFKGDKVQLKWNASGTSLIVLAQTEVDKTGKSYYGETTLYLLSSSGQFDSRVHLDREGPIHDVSWSPTSKEFGVVYGTIPAKTTIFNVRGVPKHSFPLTPRNTILFSPHGRFVLVAGFGNLAGQMDIYDMEKNYNKITTVEAANSSVCAWSPDGQTILTATTSPRLRVDNGIRLWHVSGALLYNEDINELYDVFWRPQSTIQHPLGDPFNPLPAPHASAIAYLSTRKAPVKPAGAYRPPGARGQSTPLAFRREDQGGAAYVPEGTATGGALNGPARPRRRVVPGAEPVEEFLPPGAAPGGGVALPPGADQPEKLSKSAARNKKKREARKLKEGQPEEGANSNPSPPGEKKKEGARKNGQQQQKQPNGTKAAPAAAATPEPVEEGAPTVQDKKIRGLLKKIRAIEDLKMRLAGGEKLEDTQMKKIQTEDSVRKELESLGYTGAA, encoded by the exons ATGGCTGCTCCTACACAACTTGCTT ACCGCACGGTCAAGGGGGTTGGCATCTTGGATGCTTCTCCTGTGTACGAGCCCTTGGCGGGATTTGAGAGGTATAGTTTTGCGTCACTGCTACAAGGTGAGCACGTCACTAACGCGAATCCCGACAGACCTGAGGGGAACCTCCGATGCAGCGCTTATTCTCCCGACGGCCGATACTTCGCCTGGGCATCTCCCGAGAA GGTTACCATCATTGATCCGTCCGTCGGTCATGTCGTTTCTACCATTCCCGCCGAGAATGTTTTCGAGCTAGGTTTCTCGCCGCTTGGAACTTATTTGATTACGTGGCAGCGCCCTACCAAGGACCCCAATGGGGACGCTGTCAAGAATCTTAAAGTCTGGCAGGTGGCGGAGCTGGAGTCGGGTGAGAACCGGATTGTGGGACAATATGTCCAGAAATCGCAGACCGGTTGGAACATCCAGTACAGCGCCGACGAGAAATTGTGTGCCCGCGTCGTAACAAACGAGGTCCAGTTTTACCAGAGCGATGATCTGTCTAAGGTCTGGAATAAGCTGCGTGTGGAGGGGGTGGCAGACTTTGCGCTTTCGCCCGGCCAGAATCTGTCGGTTGCCGTCTTCATTCCTGAGCGAAAG GGACAACCTGCCGCCGTCAAGGTGTTTCTGGTGCCCCAGTTTGGAGCGCCGGTCTCGCAAAAGACGTTTTTCAAGGGTGATAAGGTTCAATTGAAGTGGAACGCGTCAGGCACTAGCTTGATTGTTCTCGCTCAGACTGAAGTTGATAAGACTGGCAAGAGTTACTATGGAGAGACCACTCTCTATCTCTTGAGCTCTAGCGGCCAGTTTGATTCTCGGGTTCATCTGG ACAGAGAAGGCCCGATTCACGACGTCAGCTGGTCTCCTACTTCTAAGGAATTCGGTGTCGTGTACGGCACTATTCCGGCCAAGACGACCATTTTCAATGTTCGCGGTGTTCCCAAACACAGCTTCCCCCTGACACCCCGAAACACCATTTTGTTCTCGCCCCATGGTCGTTTTGTTCTCGTCGCTGGCTTTGGGAACTTAGCTGGTCAAATGGACATTTACGACATGGAGAAAAACTACAACAAGATCACTACTGTGGAGGCAGCTAACTCGAGTGTATGCGCATGGTCGCCTGACGGCCAGACTATTCTGACTGCGACCACCAGCCCTCGTCTGCGCGTTGACAACGGCATCCGTCTCTGGCACGTCAGCGGAGCTCTGTTGTATAACGAGGACATTAATGAGCTCTACGACGTTTTCTGGCGCCCGCAGTCGACGATTCAGCACCCGCTGGGCGATCCGTTCAACCCATTGCCTGCTCCGCACGCCTCCGCGATAGCTTACCTCAGCACAAGAAAGGCTCCAGTCAAGCCCGCCGGTGCATACCGACCCCCTGGGGCGCGTGGCCAGTCCACACCGCTTGCCTTCCGCCGTGAAGACCAGGGTGGAGCTGCCTACGTTCCTGAAGGTACCGCGACTGGTGGCGCATTGAACGGCCCTGCCCGGCCTCGTAGGCGCGTCGTGCCTGGTGCCGAGCCAGTGGAGGAGTTCCTTCCCCCGGGAGCCGCTCCTGGAGGGGGCGTCGCCCTACCACCAGGTGCCGACCAGCCGGAGAAGCTATCCAAGTCAGCGGCACgaaacaagaagaagcgtGAAGCCCgcaagctcaaggagggCCAGCCTGAGGAGGGTGCCAACAGCAACCCTAGCCCgcctggggagaagaagaaggagggagCTCGTAAGAacggacagcagcagcagaagcagccaaacGGCACCAAggctgctccagctgcagctgcgactcCGGAGCCCGTCGAGGAGGGTGCTCCCACTGTCCAGGATAAGAAAATTCGCGGACTCTTGAAGAAAATCCGCGCGATCGAGGACCTGAAGATGCGTTTGGCCGGAGGTGAAAAGTTGGAGGATACACAGATGAAGAAAATCCAGACCGAGGACTCGGTGCGCAAGGAATTGGAGAGTCTTGGCTACACTGGAGCGGCGTAG